From the genome of Etheostoma spectabile isolate EspeVRDwgs_2016 chromosome 10, UIUC_Espe_1.0, whole genome shotgun sequence, one region includes:
- the LOC116697148 gene encoding tumor necrosis factor ligand superfamily member 13B isoform X2 → MLYNALLSFTAFMFCLSLFLVHRASVLERDFRKLQGDIILQLNQPRSEGVNGKMAKMSNTREDIKPSTLQKAQSSLKVFSRRVKREEGRAPTSFLQLTANTNKQPDIRGNIAVIPWTVSAQQGNTISQKENRIVVQEQGYYLVFGQVLFKSPSTVVGHVIRSWGSTRTGMTSTELLCCLQEMPDETPANTCYTAGIVQLNQDDELELVIPYRPHGLISMDADETFFGVIQLN, encoded by the exons ATGCTTTACAATGCTTTATTATCATTTACAGCGTTTATGTTTTGTCTTAGTCTTTTCCTGGTGCACAGAGCCAGTGTTTTAGAACGAGATTTTCGCAAGCTCCAAGGGGACATAATTCTACAATTAAATCAGCCACGTTCTGAGGGAGTCAATGGGAAAATGGCCAAGATGTCTAATACAAGGGAG gaCATAAAGCCAAGTACTTTGCAAAAAGCTCAGAGTTCTCTGAAGGTATTTTCCAGAAGAGTAAAACGGGAAGAGGGCAGAG CTCCAACATCATTCCTGCAGTTAACAGCTAACACTAACAAACAGCCAGACATAAGAG GAAATATAGCAGTGATCCCTTGGACAGTTTCTGCGCAACAGGGAAATACAATTTCACAAAAGGAAAACAGAATTGTTGTCCAAGAACAGGGATATTACTTGGTGTTTGGACAA GTTTTGTTCAAGAGCCCAAGTACAGTTGTGGGTCATGTCATTCGAAGTTGGGGTTCCACTAGAACAGGGATGACATCAACAGAGCTCTTGTGCTGCCTGCAAGAGATGCCCGATGAAACTCCTGCCAATACATGCTACACTGCAG GCATAGTGCAGCTGAATCAGGACGATGAGCTAGAATTGGTGATACCATACAGGCCCCATGGCCTCATCTCTATGGACGCAGACGAGACCTTTTTCGGTGTCATACAGCTAAACTGA
- the LOC116697147 gene encoding transforming growth factor beta activator LRRC32 isoform X1: MVRHMFSNLLLLWSISHDLYITGLTYHEPKEQSWNNQNLFSVPLDLDVRLRRLDLSNNFITQLHTLALPYLEQLDLSSNQLDLISEGAFENLARLEELNLSRNVLNNNVGSNGRALQSISRLKSLDISLNGLSDDALELYLQNKSSLDELKMTGNVLTRLSHNLFKESKGLRAITLDDNQISVIEQGTFEPLSQLEMLNLAKNNLAHICDFKLQQVKYLNLSRNSVEFFVTREDDQLYRLEVLDLSHNKLLYFPIVPKMNRLRYLHLQNNLIGALNSEATMVSEANALYNEIINEKNVRKNNLHSNWRLMPLVYIDLSYNHFSSFPLETLSHLLSLETLNFSYNCLQNITWNIRNDESGYRRQLFFPSLKYLDLQSNGLVDISPLFFNALTQIETLNLQDNSVQPCASVDQSTEQINLNTSCVVFGRLRTLKHLNLKENNIKMLQPNTFLKNSLVSLNLARNSHMGMQVSSLEGVQKTLQSLIISEMNMTSSDLSLPCMPVLTQLNISNNHLDVMPSSLSCSPMREIDIRNNHFVSLNHSLFLALSVHLNRMYISGNHFNCCDSKWLTILHELKGKLPDVSDTVCFTSDSNIAMTEYLRNPSVYCLLHTKAQEIHFGTVIIIVLFVAVILTVFMIFTRKVCGTQRSFIV; encoded by the exons ATGGTCAGACATATGTTCTCCAATCTCCTACTACTCTGGTCAATCAGCCATGACCTTTATATAACTGGACTGACATATCACGAGCCAAAG GAGCAGTCCTGGAACAACCAGAATCTCTTTTCTGTCCCTCTGGATTTGGATGTAAGGCTTAGAAGACTAGACCTGTCCAATAACTTCATCACACAGTTGCATACACTTGCTTTGCCATACTTGGAACAGCTGGACCTGAGCTCCAACCAGCTGGATCTCATCTCCGAGGGCGCTTTTGAAAACCTGGCTCGACTTGAGGAGTTGAATTTGTCCAGAAATGTGCTGAACAACAATGTGGGCAGTAATGGCAGAGCCCTCCAATCCATTAGTAGACTGAAGAGTTTGGACATATCATTGAATGGTTTGAGTGATGATGCTTTGGAACTGTACCTTCAAAACAAATCATCTCTTGATGAACTGAAGATGACTGGTAATGTTTTAACAAGACTTTCACACAACTTGTTCAAAGAGAGTAAAGGTCTGAGGGCCATTACTCTTGATGACAATCAGATATCGGTGATAGAACAGGGGACATTTGAACCACTGAGCCAATTAGAGATGCTAAACTTGGCCAAAAATAACCTCGCTCATATCTGTGATTTTAAGTTGCAGCAAGTTAAATATCTGAATCTGAGTCGAAACTCAGTAGAGTTCTTTGTTACGCGTGAGGATGACCAGTTGTACAGGCTTGAAGTTCTTGATCTAAGTCACAACAAACTTCTTTATTTCCCAATTGTTCCCAAAATGAACCGTTTGAGGTATCTTCATTTACAGAATAATTTAATTGGCGCCTTAAATTCAGAGGCTACGATGGTATCAGAGGCCAATGCTCTTTATAACGAGATTATAAATGAGAAAAACGTTAGAAAAAATAACCTTCACTCCAACTGGAGGCTGATGCCACTGGTTTATATTGACCTGAGCTACAACCACTTCAGTTCTTTCCCACTGGAGACTTTGAGCCATCTCTTATCTTTAGAAACTCTGAATTTCAGTTACAACTGTTTGCAAAACATCACCTGGAATATAAGGAATGATGAATCGGGATACCGTCGGCAgcttttctttccctccttAAAGTACCTCGACTTGCAGAGTAATGGACTTGTAGACATTTCTCCACTATTTTTCAATGCCCTCACgcaaatagaaacattaaatCTACAAGACAATTCTGTGCAACCTTGTGCCTCTGTGGACCAATCAACTGAGCAAATAAATCTCAACAcatcttgtgttgtctttggacGGTTAAGGACTCTTAAACACCTCAATCTTAAAGAAAATAACATCAAAATGCTTCAACCAAACACGTTTTTAAAAAACTCTTTGGTTTCTCTGAACCTTGCGAGAAATTCACATATGGGAATGCAAGTGAGCTCATTAGAAGGTGTGCAAAAGACTCTTCAGTCCTTGATCATCAGTGAAATGAACATGACCAGCTCTGATCTGTCTTTACCCTGCATGCCCGTGTTAACTCAGCTAAACATATCTAATAACCATCTAGATGTGATGCCCAGCAGTTTGAGCTGCTCTCCTATGAGAGAAATCGACATAAGAAATAATCATTTTGTATCTTTAAACCATTCTTTGTTTCTTGCTTTATCAGTGCACCTCAATCGTATGTATATCAGtggaaatcatttcaactgTTGTGACAGTAAATGGCTTACAATCCTACATGAGTTGAAGGGAAAACTGCCTGATGTCAGTGACACTGTGTGCTTTACAAGTGACAGTAACATTGCGATGACAGAGTATCTGAGAAACCcttcagtgtattgtttgcttCATACAAAAGCACAGGAAATCCACTTTGGAACAGTGATcataattgttttatttgtagCTGTGATATTAACAGTGTTCATGATATTCACCAGGAAAGTGTGTGGCACACAGCGATCATTTATAGTGTGA
- the eda gene encoding ectodysplasin-A isoform X1, which yields MARDGSSAEDFPDKVMPRAAPCTCNKKCRSRSSSVLFLGLFLLSLSLHAVTLVCYLDLRSEVKREIIHQKRDTMLTLAGSDLADPAAVLAPGLPRQDSGSSRGEDGHEEKLLHRNSEFHATEDNRGITQRAKRSPGRQPETESTGRERRKEKKKGKKRSVPGPPGPPGPQGPPGIPGIPGIPGSNAVGPAGPPGPPGPQGPPGTQGPAGVIDKTKTKEFQPAVVHLQGQETTIQVREDLSEGILRNWKMVSIHHRVFKMHSRSGELEVLLDGVYFIYSQVEVYYLNFTDIASYEVMVDSNPFLRCTCSIETGQRKFNTCYTAGVSLLRAGQRISIRIVYEDTLISMTNHTTFLGSVRLGEAPSAGQN from the exons ATGGCACGCGATGGTTCATCCGCGGAGGACTTCCCGGACAAAGTGATGCCCAGAGCAGCTCCCTGCACGTGCAACAAGAAGTGCAGGAGTCGGAGCAGCAGTGTCCTCTTCCTGGGATTATTCCTGCTGTCGCTGTCTCTACACGCTGTCACCCTCGTCTGCTATTTGGACCTGCGGTCCGAGGTCAAAAGGGAAATTATCCACCAGAAGCGGGATACAATGTTGACACTTGCGGGCAGTGACCTGGCTGACCCGGCGGCGGTGCTCGCGCCCGGACTCCCGCGACAGGACTCCGGCAGCAGCCGCGGCGAAGATGGTCATGAG gaGAAGTTACTGCACAGAAATAGCGAATTCCATGCCACAGAGGATAACAGGGGCATTACTCAGAGAGCGAAAAGAAGTCCCGGCAGGCAGCCAGAAACAG AATCGACtggaagggagagaaggaaagagaagaaaaaag GGAAAAAAAGGTCTGTGCCGGGCCCCCCTGGCCCCCCGGGCCCACAGGGGCCACCGGGCATCCCTGGAATCCCCGGTATTCCAGGAAGCAACGCTGTGGGGCCCGCAGGACCCCCTGGACCCCCCGGGCCGCAGGGACCTCCAGGCACTCAAGGTCCAGCAg GGGTTATCGATAAGACGAAAACAAAAGAATTCCAG CCTGCAGTGGTTCATTTGCAAGGGCAGGAGACAACCATCCAAGTGAGAGAAG ATCTGTCTGAAGGCATCCTTAGGAACTGGAAGATGGTGTCCATCCATCACCGCGTGTTTAAAATGCACTCCCGCTCCGGAGAGCTGGAGGTGCTGCTGGACGGTGTCTACTTCATATATAGTCAGGTAGAA GTGTACTACCTCAACTTCACCGACATCGCCAGCTATGAGGTGATGGTGGACTCCAACCCGTTCCTCCGCTGCACCTGCAGCATCGAGACGGGCCAGCGCAAGTTCAACACCTGCTACACGGCTGGGGTGAGCCTGCTCCGCGCCGGCCAGAGGATCTCCATACGCATAGTGTATGAGGACACGCTCATCAGCATGACCAACCACACCACCTTCCTGGGAAGTGTCAGACTTGGAGAGGCTCCATCTGCTGGACAGAACTGA
- the eda gene encoding ectodysplasin-A isoform X2 translates to MARDGSSAEDFPDKVMPRAAPCTCNKKCRSRSSSVLFLGLFLLSLSLHAVTLVCYLDLRSEVKREIIHQKRDTMLTLAGSDLADPAAVLAPGLPRQDSGSSRGEDGHEEKLLHRNSEFHATEDNRGITQRAKRSPGRQPETESTGRERRKEKKKGKKRSVPGPPGPPGPQGPPGIPGIPGIPGSNAVGPAGPPGPPGPQGPPGTQGPAGVIDKTKTKEFQPAVVHLQGQETTIQVREDLSEGILRNWKMVSIHHRVFKMHSRSGELEVLLDGVYFIYSQVYYLNFTDIASYEVMVDSNPFLRCTCSIETGQRKFNTCYTAGVSLLRAGQRISIRIVYEDTLISMTNHTTFLGSVRLGEAPSAGQN, encoded by the exons ATGGCACGCGATGGTTCATCCGCGGAGGACTTCCCGGACAAAGTGATGCCCAGAGCAGCTCCCTGCACGTGCAACAAGAAGTGCAGGAGTCGGAGCAGCAGTGTCCTCTTCCTGGGATTATTCCTGCTGTCGCTGTCTCTACACGCTGTCACCCTCGTCTGCTATTTGGACCTGCGGTCCGAGGTCAAAAGGGAAATTATCCACCAGAAGCGGGATACAATGTTGACACTTGCGGGCAGTGACCTGGCTGACCCGGCGGCGGTGCTCGCGCCCGGACTCCCGCGACAGGACTCCGGCAGCAGCCGCGGCGAAGATGGTCATGAG gaGAAGTTACTGCACAGAAATAGCGAATTCCATGCCACAGAGGATAACAGGGGCATTACTCAGAGAGCGAAAAGAAGTCCCGGCAGGCAGCCAGAAACAG AATCGACtggaagggagagaaggaaagagaagaaaaaag GGAAAAAAAGGTCTGTGCCGGGCCCCCCTGGCCCCCCGGGCCCACAGGGGCCACCGGGCATCCCTGGAATCCCCGGTATTCCAGGAAGCAACGCTGTGGGGCCCGCAGGACCCCCTGGACCCCCCGGGCCGCAGGGACCTCCAGGCACTCAAGGTCCAGCAg GGGTTATCGATAAGACGAAAACAAAAGAATTCCAG CCTGCAGTGGTTCATTTGCAAGGGCAGGAGACAACCATCCAAGTGAGAGAAG ATCTGTCTGAAGGCATCCTTAGGAACTGGAAGATGGTGTCCATCCATCACCGCGTGTTTAAAATGCACTCCCGCTCCGGAGAGCTGGAGGTGCTGCTGGACGGTGTCTACTTCATATATAGTCAG GTGTACTACCTCAACTTCACCGACATCGCCAGCTATGAGGTGATGGTGGACTCCAACCCGTTCCTCCGCTGCACCTGCAGCATCGAGACGGGCCAGCGCAAGTTCAACACCTGCTACACGGCTGGGGTGAGCCTGCTCCGCGCCGGCCAGAGGATCTCCATACGCATAGTGTATGAGGACACGCTCATCAGCATGACCAACCACACCACCTTCCTGGGAAGTGTCAGACTTGGAGAGGCTCCATCTGCTGGACAGAACTGA
- the LOC116697147 gene encoding transforming growth factor beta activator LRRC32 isoform X2, translating into MVRHMFSNLLLLWSISHDLYITGLTYHEPKSWNNQNLFSVPLDLDVRLRRLDLSNNFITQLHTLALPYLEQLDLSSNQLDLISEGAFENLARLEELNLSRNVLNNNVGSNGRALQSISRLKSLDISLNGLSDDALELYLQNKSSLDELKMTGNVLTRLSHNLFKESKGLRAITLDDNQISVIEQGTFEPLSQLEMLNLAKNNLAHICDFKLQQVKYLNLSRNSVEFFVTREDDQLYRLEVLDLSHNKLLYFPIVPKMNRLRYLHLQNNLIGALNSEATMVSEANALYNEIINEKNVRKNNLHSNWRLMPLVYIDLSYNHFSSFPLETLSHLLSLETLNFSYNCLQNITWNIRNDESGYRRQLFFPSLKYLDLQSNGLVDISPLFFNALTQIETLNLQDNSVQPCASVDQSTEQINLNTSCVVFGRLRTLKHLNLKENNIKMLQPNTFLKNSLVSLNLARNSHMGMQVSSLEGVQKTLQSLIISEMNMTSSDLSLPCMPVLTQLNISNNHLDVMPSSLSCSPMREIDIRNNHFVSLNHSLFLALSVHLNRMYISGNHFNCCDSKWLTILHELKGKLPDVSDTVCFTSDSNIAMTEYLRNPSVYCLLHTKAQEIHFGTVIIIVLFVAVILTVFMIFTRKVCGTQRSFIV; encoded by the exons ATGGTCAGACATATGTTCTCCAATCTCCTACTACTCTGGTCAATCAGCCATGACCTTTATATAACTGGACTGACATATCACGAGCCAAAG TCCTGGAACAACCAGAATCTCTTTTCTGTCCCTCTGGATTTGGATGTAAGGCTTAGAAGACTAGACCTGTCCAATAACTTCATCACACAGTTGCATACACTTGCTTTGCCATACTTGGAACAGCTGGACCTGAGCTCCAACCAGCTGGATCTCATCTCCGAGGGCGCTTTTGAAAACCTGGCTCGACTTGAGGAGTTGAATTTGTCCAGAAATGTGCTGAACAACAATGTGGGCAGTAATGGCAGAGCCCTCCAATCCATTAGTAGACTGAAGAGTTTGGACATATCATTGAATGGTTTGAGTGATGATGCTTTGGAACTGTACCTTCAAAACAAATCATCTCTTGATGAACTGAAGATGACTGGTAATGTTTTAACAAGACTTTCACACAACTTGTTCAAAGAGAGTAAAGGTCTGAGGGCCATTACTCTTGATGACAATCAGATATCGGTGATAGAACAGGGGACATTTGAACCACTGAGCCAATTAGAGATGCTAAACTTGGCCAAAAATAACCTCGCTCATATCTGTGATTTTAAGTTGCAGCAAGTTAAATATCTGAATCTGAGTCGAAACTCAGTAGAGTTCTTTGTTACGCGTGAGGATGACCAGTTGTACAGGCTTGAAGTTCTTGATCTAAGTCACAACAAACTTCTTTATTTCCCAATTGTTCCCAAAATGAACCGTTTGAGGTATCTTCATTTACAGAATAATTTAATTGGCGCCTTAAATTCAGAGGCTACGATGGTATCAGAGGCCAATGCTCTTTATAACGAGATTATAAATGAGAAAAACGTTAGAAAAAATAACCTTCACTCCAACTGGAGGCTGATGCCACTGGTTTATATTGACCTGAGCTACAACCACTTCAGTTCTTTCCCACTGGAGACTTTGAGCCATCTCTTATCTTTAGAAACTCTGAATTTCAGTTACAACTGTTTGCAAAACATCACCTGGAATATAAGGAATGATGAATCGGGATACCGTCGGCAgcttttctttccctccttAAAGTACCTCGACTTGCAGAGTAATGGACTTGTAGACATTTCTCCACTATTTTTCAATGCCCTCACgcaaatagaaacattaaatCTACAAGACAATTCTGTGCAACCTTGTGCCTCTGTGGACCAATCAACTGAGCAAATAAATCTCAACAcatcttgtgttgtctttggacGGTTAAGGACTCTTAAACACCTCAATCTTAAAGAAAATAACATCAAAATGCTTCAACCAAACACGTTTTTAAAAAACTCTTTGGTTTCTCTGAACCTTGCGAGAAATTCACATATGGGAATGCAAGTGAGCTCATTAGAAGGTGTGCAAAAGACTCTTCAGTCCTTGATCATCAGTGAAATGAACATGACCAGCTCTGATCTGTCTTTACCCTGCATGCCCGTGTTAACTCAGCTAAACATATCTAATAACCATCTAGATGTGATGCCCAGCAGTTTGAGCTGCTCTCCTATGAGAGAAATCGACATAAGAAATAATCATTTTGTATCTTTAAACCATTCTTTGTTTCTTGCTTTATCAGTGCACCTCAATCGTATGTATATCAGtggaaatcatttcaactgTTGTGACAGTAAATGGCTTACAATCCTACATGAGTTGAAGGGAAAACTGCCTGATGTCAGTGACACTGTGTGCTTTACAAGTGACAGTAACATTGCGATGACAGAGTATCTGAGAAACCcttcagtgtattgtttgcttCATACAAAAGCACAGGAAATCCACTTTGGAACAGTGATcataattgttttatttgtagCTGTGATATTAACAGTGTTCATGATATTCACCAGGAAAGTGTGTGGCACACAGCGATCATTTATAGTGTGA
- the LOC116697148 gene encoding tumor necrosis factor ligand superfamily member 13B isoform X1: protein MLYNALLSFTAFMFCLSLFLVHRASVLERDFRKLQGDIILQLNQPRSEGVNGKMAKMSNTREDIKPSTLQKAQSSLKVFSRRVKREEGRAPTSFLQLTANTNKQPDIRGNIAVIPWTVSAQQGNTISQKENRIVVQEQGYYLVFGQVWCHCNSSITKLKLYVICSNCSANVLLNTQVLFKSPSTVVGHVIRSWGSTRTGMTSTELLCCLQEMPDETPANTCYTAGIVQLNQDDELELVIPYRPHGLISMDADETFFGVIQLN, encoded by the exons ATGCTTTACAATGCTTTATTATCATTTACAGCGTTTATGTTTTGTCTTAGTCTTTTCCTGGTGCACAGAGCCAGTGTTTTAGAACGAGATTTTCGCAAGCTCCAAGGGGACATAATTCTACAATTAAATCAGCCACGTTCTGAGGGAGTCAATGGGAAAATGGCCAAGATGTCTAATACAAGGGAG gaCATAAAGCCAAGTACTTTGCAAAAAGCTCAGAGTTCTCTGAAGGTATTTTCCAGAAGAGTAAAACGGGAAGAGGGCAGAG CTCCAACATCATTCCTGCAGTTAACAGCTAACACTAACAAACAGCCAGACATAAGAG GAAATATAGCAGTGATCCCTTGGACAGTTTCTGCGCAACAGGGAAATACAATTTCACAAAAGGAAAACAGAATTGTTGTCCAAGAACAGGGATATTACTTGGTGTTTGGACAAGTATGGTGTCACTGTAATTCAAGCATAACTAAATTGAAATTATATGTGATTTGTTCCAACTGTTCCGCTAATGTTCTGCTTAATACACAGGTTTTGTTCAAGAGCCCAAGTACAGTTGTGGGTCATGTCATTCGAAGTTGGGGTTCCACTAGAACAGGGATGACATCAACAGAGCTCTTGTGCTGCCTGCAAGAGATGCCCGATGAAACTCCTGCCAATACATGCTACACTGCAG GCATAGTGCAGCTGAATCAGGACGATGAGCTAGAATTGGTGATACCATACAGGCCCCATGGCCTCATCTCTATGGACGCAGACGAGACCTTTTTCGGTGTCATACAGCTAAACTGA